The Deefgea tanakiae DNA segment GTCTCGCCTTGTCGTACTAGATGTACTGCCTGCGGCTTCGACGCCTTGTCATAAAACTTTTGTACGAGTACTTAGCGTTAAGCGGCGACAGCTTGAGCTGCAAAACGCTGCACGATGTCATCCACGGTACAAATTCTGGCAAAACGCTCATGCAGTACTAATTCGGTACGCTCTTTGATTTCGGCTGCGCTATAGATATTCCCATTTGGATGTTGCATCGCAAAGGTTAACGTCGCTTCAGTAACAAACTCCACCACATAACCCAAATCAGAGGCGACTCGCGTCGTTGTTTCGCAGCATTGCTCGGTACGAATTCCGCTGATAATCAAATGTGTAATGCCTTGCTGCTGCAGCCATTCATGTAGACCCGAACCAATCAGCGCGTTGTGCACGGTTTTTTCAAATACGAGCCCAGTCAATGGTGGCAAGAAATCCATGGGTTTCACCCAGTTTGACGCTTTAGCGAAAGCTCCTTCTGGTTCGACATGCAAAACGGTGATAACTGGAATCGCTTGCGCTTGGCAGGCAGCAATCAGTTTGAGCAGCTGAGTTTGAAACTCAGGCAGATCAAGTTCACTAAAGTAGGGGCGATGTAAAAAAGATTGTTGTACATCGATAACTAACAAGGCTGATTGTGAATGAGACATTTTGTTTGCCAAATGAATTAAAGTAAAGCCAGTTTAGGCTTTAATTAGATGCGGCTTAAGCGCGATTGATGACAGCTTTGGGGACAAAATAAGACAAAAACCCTGCCGTGATTAAACGGCAGGGCGATTCATGATTGATGGATTTGAATTAAGCCTGATTGATGTGTAAACGCACCTCAATATTGCCGCGCACCGCATTTGAGTATGGGCAAATTTGATGCGTAGCTTCCACTAAAGCTTGGGCTTCGCCCTCACTAATGCCACGCACTTCAATGTACAAGTCTATATCGAGGCTATAGCCGCCAGCTGTGTTTTGTCCCAAGCCAACTGCCGCAGAGGTTTGGCTGCTGCTAACGGGCAGTTTCATTTTTTGTGCTGTCAATGCTAAGGCATTGTCAAAACACGCGGCGTAGCCAATGGCAAATAGCTGTTCTGGATTGACGCCTGCTTTGCCTGTGCCAGGCATTGCTAAGTCAAAGCTAAGTGAACCATCGTCAAGCTGTGCATGGCCTGAACGGCCCCCCATTGCTGTGGCGCGAGTTTGGTAGAAAATCTTCATGTTGTATCTCTCAGTTGATATCGATTTAGTCCGCAACGCGAACAACGAGTTTGCCAAAGTTTTTACCTTCAAGCAGACCGATAAACGCTGCTGGCGCATTTTCTAAACCGTCGACCCGGTCTTCTTTGAATTTGATTTTGCCTGCGGCCAACCATTCACTCATCGCGGTGAAAAACTCACCGTAACGGTGGCCGTAATCATCAAAAATAATAAAGCCTTGCATTTTGATGCGTTTTTTCAATAACGTGCTCATCAGCATGCCCATGCGGTCTGGGCCGGCTGGCAATTGGCTGTCGTTATAGCTGGCAATCAAACCGCAAACAGGAACTCGTGCACTGACATTCAATAGCGGCAATACCGCATCAAATACCGCGCCGCCGACGTTTTCAAAGTACACATCGATACCCGCAGGGCAAGCAGCCGCCAGCTGTGCAGCAAAGTCCGAATTTTTACGATCGATACAGGCATCAAAGCCCAATTCATCGACGACGTATGCGCATTTATCCGCGCCACCCGCAATTCCGACCACGCGGCAGCCTTTCAATTTAGCGATCTGCCCAACAATCGCACCCACTGCGCCACTGGCCGCCGCGACCACGACAGTTTCGCCCGCTTTGGGTTGGCCAATGTCGAGCAAGCCCATATAGGCAGTAAAGCCTGGCATTCCCAATGCGCCCAGTGCAATCGAGGGTTGCGCGAGTGTCGGTGATAATTTATTCAATGACGCGCCATTGGCGACTGCATAGTCTTGCCAGCCACTGAAGCTCAGCACGATGTCACCGACTTTAAAGTCAGCGTGATTGGACGCTTCTACGCGTGCAACCGTACCGCCGACCATGACCGCATTGAGTTCAACTGGCGGAGCATATGAAGGGGTATCGCTCATCCGGCCTCGCATATAGGGATCTAGCGACAGATACATCGTGCGAAGTAAAACTTCATCGGCAGCTAGAACAGGAATTTTCGATTCAACTAGACGGAAGTTTTCCAAGGTCGGCGCGCCGACTGGGCGAGAATTCAATACGATTTGGCGATTGATCGTCATTTTCAAATCCTTGAAATTAAAGTGAGTTTTCTAAAATTTGGCGGCTCATTGCCAATGTCACATCTTGGCGTTCGCCCAGTGCGGTCATGCCGTGCGCTTCGAGTTTTGCAATAACGGTATCAATCACAGCAGCGCCCAAATCGTAATCAGCTAGGCGAGTTTTAATTCCCATCGCTTCAAAGAATTCACGCGTTTTGTTAATCGCAGCGGCAATGCGTTCTTCTTCTGTACCTGCGGTGATGTGCCAAACACGGTCGGCGTATTGCAGCAATTTTTCGCGCTTGCTCTCTGAACGTAATACCAAGTTGGCCGGTAA contains these protein-coding regions:
- a CDS encoding isochorismatase family protein; amino-acid sequence: MSHSQSALLVIDVQQSFLHRPYFSELDLPEFQTQLLKLIAACQAQAIPVITVLHVEPEGAFAKASNWVKPMDFLPPLTGLVFEKTVHNALIGSGLHEWLQQQGITHLIISGIRTEQCCETTTRVASDLGYVVEFVTEATLTFAMQHPNGNIYSAAEIKERTELVLHERFARICTVDDIVQRFAAQAVAA
- a CDS encoding organic hydroperoxide resistance protein; amino-acid sequence: MKIFYQTRATAMGGRSGHAQLDDGSLSFDLAMPGTGKAGVNPEQLFAIGYAACFDNALALTAQKMKLPVSSSQTSAAVGLGQNTAGGYSLDIDLYIEVRGISEGEAQALVEATHQICPYSNAVRGNIEVRLHINQA
- a CDS encoding NADP-dependent oxidoreductase; the protein is MTINRQIVLNSRPVGAPTLENFRLVESKIPVLAADEVLLRTMYLSLDPYMRGRMSDTPSYAPPVELNAVMVGGTVARVEASNHADFKVGDIVLSFSGWQDYAVANGASLNKLSPTLAQPSIALGALGMPGFTAYMGLLDIGQPKAGETVVVAAASGAVGAIVGQIAKLKGCRVVGIAGGADKCAYVVDELGFDACIDRKNSDFAAQLAAACPAGIDVYFENVGGAVFDAVLPLLNVSARVPVCGLIASYNDSQLPAGPDRMGMLMSTLLKKRIKMQGFIIFDDYGHRYGEFFTAMSEWLAAGKIKFKEDRVDGLENAPAAFIGLLEGKNFGKLVVRVAD